From one Montipora capricornis isolate CH-2021 chromosome 10, ASM3666992v2, whole genome shotgun sequence genomic stretch:
- the LOC138020171 gene encoding uncharacterized protein — protein MRFAAVVPLPLFSTDEKLQFLEYRAGKSEDGDNTNKPVIANKDNSIPQCKEDCDDSRNPRAHVPHTVPPTDVPPQPSKPPHSTNPNTGCGKEYQGWGNTENACVIDTSSLFSADLCSGLGLANLHLKVYGEDDLGFDPWNECSKGLADLLQEEKQTPKAGSTSLPHTHSFLPPFQSGPGDIQNWQDGLRALLPNINISFSDSVLTQQQSSWPPSLASLPTHHPSTNWPLSTQSASLQVRPPPGFECKQPSSHLSSVDDPSILWSKTLDQGNPQIRKPTRKPVPNGFPGVHNLTSAANLQNSSAVSSRERLKTSLNDESSLQHISNTNKSVGEFEKNMGKDITMSKEPSTEKSKNSITEATQRVVTNTKKDFVQQRKTRVSELSVIDVNEPIPTKRIHTPLDYEIKENKNLTSKIQKTRTHRGQVEEKVARDRRQQDSYPKVGKKLRRNGRMDDQTNPRWS, from the exons ATGCGGTTTGCTGCTGTTGTCCCATTGCCACTCTTTTCCACAGATGAAAAACTTCAGTTTTTAGAGTACAG GGCTGGGAAAAGTGAGGATGGAGATAATACAAATAAACCTGTTATAGCGAATAAAGATAATTCAATACCACAATGTAAAGAGGACTGTGACGACTCGAGGAACCCACGTGCCCACGTTCCCCACACCGTCCCCCCTACCGATGTGCCACCCCAACCCTCAAAACCACCCCATTCAACCAACCCAAACACAG GATGTGGTAAGgaatatcaag GTTGGGGAAATACAGAAAATGCTTGTGTGATAGA TACTTCCAGTCTGTTCTCTGCCGATCTTTGCAGCGGTTTGGGTCTGGCAAATTTACACTTAAAAGTCTATGGTGAAGATGATTTAG GTTTTGATCCGTGGAATGAATGCAGTAAAGGTTTGGCAGACCTCCTCCAAGAGGAAAAGCAGACACCCAAAGCTGGATCAACTTCTTTGCCACATACACACAGCTTCCTTCCCCCATTTCAAAGTGGT CCTGGTGACATCCAAAACTGGCAAGATGGACTAAGAGCACTTCTACCAAATATTAACATCAGCTTTTCAG ATTCTGTTCTAACACAGCAACAAAGTTCCTGGCCTCCTTCATTGGCCTCTCTTCCAACACACCACCCTTCTACTAACTGGCCTCTTTCAACACAGTCTGCCTCACTTCAAG TTCGGCCCCCTCCTGGATTTGAGTGTAAACAACCCTCCAGTCACTTATCAAGCGTTGATGATCCAAGTATTCTGTGGTCAAAAACACTGGATCAAG GGAACCCGCAAATCAGAAAACCCACTAGGAAACCCGTCCCTAATGGATTTCCTGGAGTACACAACTTAACAAGCGCTGCAAATTTACAGAACTCCTCG GCAGTCTCGTCAAGAGAGAGATTAAAAACATCTTTAAATGACGAGTCGTCACTACAACACATCTCCAATACCAACAAAAGCGTGGgcgaatttgagaaaaacatgGGTAAAGACATCACAATGAGCAAAGAGCCTTCAACGGAGAAATCGAAGAATTCTATAACAGAAGCTACGCAGCGAGTAGTTACTAATACGAAAAAAGATTTTGTCCAACAACGAAAGACACGTGTTAGTGAATTGTCTGTTATTGATGTTAACGAACCTATTCCAACCAAGCGCATTCACACGCCTTTAGACTATGAAattaaggaaaacaaaaacttgaccAGTAAAATACAGAAGACTAGAACACATCGCGGACAAGTCGAGGAAAAAGTTGCCAGAGACAGGAGGCAACAAGATAGCTATCCGAAGGTTGGCAAGAAGTTACGTCGAAACGGCAGAATGGACGACCAAACAAACCCAAGGTGGTCTTGA